A genomic segment from Salvelinus alpinus chromosome 8, SLU_Salpinus.1, whole genome shotgun sequence encodes:
- the LOC139583864 gene encoding hepatic sodium/bile acid cotransporter-like translates to MEDTIDTIDTAMGVFSYQYPTSNDSLLFNIIPTHFPPLPPIIDQSISFTTIVVLFITMVSLGCTMEVSKIKTHILKPKGVAIAAGAQFGVMPLTAFSLAKVLLLGLMEAVAMLLCGCCPGGNVSNILALALKGDVNLSIVMTTCSTFLALGMMPLLLYLYCQALFSNLESAVPYTGITLALVMTLFPCAIGILINYYRPQYSKTITKIGLSLLLISMVVIGLLASLTRGRMNVMLTVLSPQLMATAALMPLTFGYVLSYLFRLNRSGQRTIAMETGCQNIQLCSAILKVAFPPDVIGPLYLFPIVYIVFQVGEALLLIVLFWVHQRFFKTPKKEKHEAVESEEASQPSDVAQEL, encoded by the exons ATGGAAGATACCATTGACACCATTGACACCGCCATGGGGGTGTTCTCTTATCAGTACCCGACGTCCAATGACAGTTTACTGTTCAACATCATCCCAACCCACTTCCCCCCCCTGCCACCCATAATAGACCAGTCCATCAGCTTCACCACCATAGTGGTCCTCTTCATCACCATGGTTTCACTGGGCTGTACCATGGAGGTGTCCAAGATCAAG ACCCACATCCTGAAACCTAAAGGAGTAGCCATCGCAGCGGGGGCCCAGTTCGGAGTAATGCCCCTCACTGCCTTTTCATTGGCTAAG GTGTTACTGCTGGGGCTGATGGAGGCTGTAGCGATGCTGCTCTGTGGATGCTGTCCAGGGGGAAACGTCTCCAATATACTGGCCCTGGCACTGAAGGGAGACGTGAACCTCAG TATTGTGATGACTACCTGCTCTACATTCCTAGCCCTGGGTATGATGCCACTGCTCCTCTACCTGTATTGCCAGG ccctgttctccAACCTGGAGAGTGCTGTTCCCTACACTGGTATCACATTGGCCCTGGTCATGACTCTGTTCCCTTGTGCCATCGGCATCCTCATCAACTACTACAGGCCACAGTACTCCAAGACCATTACCAAG ATCGGTCTGTCCCTCCTGTTGATATCCATGGTAGTGATCGGCCTATTGGCCAGCCTGACCAGAGGAAGAATGAATGTGATGCTGACCGTCCTGTCCCCTCAACTAATGGCCACTGCTGCCCTCATGCCCCTCACTTTCGGATACGTCCTTTCATACCTGTTCAGACTCAACAGATC GGGCCAGAGGACCATCGCCATGGAGACGGGATGTCAGAACATCCAGCTGTGTTCCGCCATTTTGAAGGTGGCGTTCCCTCCCGATGTGATTGGTCCGCTCTACCTCTTCCCTATAGTCTACATAGTGTTCCAGGTGGGAGAGGCCTTACTGCTCATCGTCCTCTTCTGGGTTCACCAGAGGTTCTTTAAAACACCAAAGAAAG agaAGCACGAGGCAGTAGAGTCAGAGGAAGCCAGCCAGCCCAGCGATGTGGCCCaagaattgtaa